In Agarivorans gilvus, one genomic interval encodes:
- a CDS encoding Grx4 family monothiol glutaredoxin: METIDKIKQQIAENPILIYMKGSPKFPSCGFSAQTVEALMQCGERFAYVDILQNPDIRAELPNYADWPTFPQLWVEGELIGGCDIVMEMFRSGELQPLIKETAAKHPAPEAE; the protein is encoded by the coding sequence ATGGAAACGATTGATAAAATCAAACAGCAAATTGCTGAAAACCCAATCCTTATCTATATGAAGGGATCGCCTAAGTTCCCTAGTTGTGGTTTTTCGGCACAAACCGTTGAAGCGCTAATGCAATGTGGCGAGCGTTTTGCCTATGTAGATATACTACAAAACCCAGATATTCGTGCCGAGTTGCCTAATTACGCAGATTGGCCAACCTTCCCACAATTGTGGGTAGAAGGTGAATTGATTGGTGGTTGTGACATCGTGATGGAAATGTTCCGTAGTGGTGAACTACAGCCGCTTATCAAAGAAACCGCCGCCAAACACCCAGCCCCCGAGGCTGAGTAA